The Desulforegula conservatrix Mb1Pa genome contains the following window.
ACTTTTCCAGCCTGTAGCTTGGCAAGTTAAGTTCAAGAATGATGCTATGATGTACAAGTCTGTCAATGGCAGCGGCGGTAGTCATGGGATCCTTGAAAATCTGCTCCCATTTGGAAAAGGGAAGATTACTTGTGAGCATGACAGATCCACGTTCGTATCGATCTGCGAGCAGGGTA
Protein-coding sequences here:
- a CDS encoding ATP-binding protein is translated as TLLADRYERGSVMLTSNLPFSKWEQIFKDPMTTAAAIDRLVHHSIILELNLPSYRLEKSKQKINEEKSEENAP